The Pseudomonas solani genome segment CCAGATGCTGCGCCGCAGCTGACCGCCTCCCGCGCCGCGCCCGGCTCCTGTCCGGGCGCGCGTCCTTGCCGCACCTCCCCGCCTCTGATGCAGAAGCCACGCCGGCTGCGGCGTGACGATTAAACGCTCGTATGAAATTTTCCCGACCAGGTGCCTTGCTGGCAAACAGTCACGGGCATAATCTGGCCCGCACGTGACGCCGGAAAGCTGCCGTTTCCGCGTCGCCTTCCCCGTTTTTGCACCGATCGACAAAAAACCGTCTCGGAGCAGACGAACAAGGCATTACCGAAAGGGAAGCGAGGACATCATGCTCGAGAGTTGCCAGAACGCTCAGGAACGTTGGGGTGGGGTGCACCAGTTGATCGATCGCTGGTTGCTGGAGCGCCAGGAACTTGTCCGGGTCTTCACCAGTGTCAACGACAGGCCACAAGCGCCTGCGGTGGAAGACCTGCAAGGATTCTGCGAAGTACTGGTCGACTACGTGTCGGCGGGCCACTTCGAGGTCTACGAACAGCTGCTCAACGAGGCCAAGGCCTTCGGTGATCAGCGCGGCCTGGATCTGGCCAAGCAGATCTACCCCCGCATCGAGGCCATCACCGAGGTCGCGCTGGGCTTCAACGATTGCTGCGATGGCAGCGACAGCCGCGAAGTCTGCCTGGCCACCGAACTCAAACGACTCGGCCCATTGCTGCACGAGCGCTTCGAACTGGAGGACTGCCTCATCGAAGTGCTGCACAACGCCCACCAGAACCAGGGCGCGCAGCTCGCGTGAGTCACCGGACCTCGAGCAATTCGAGGTCGAACACCAAGGGGGCGTAGGGTGGAATCAGATCCCCTGCGCCTTCTTCGCCATAGGCCTGGGATGATGGAATCACCAGGTGCCACTTGGCCCCCACCGGCATCTCCTGCAAGGCGCTTCGCCAACCGGCTATCACGCTGTCGAGGCGGAACCATTGGGGCTTGTCGCTCGCATCGAAAACGCTGCCGTCTGCCAGCTGCCCGCGGTAGTTGACCCGCACCTGCGAATGCGCACCCGGCTTCGCACCGCTGCCTGCGCGCAGCTCGCTCACCAGCACGCCGTCGGTCAGCTCGCGCACACCGTATTTGCCACGCTCCAGGGCGATGAAGCGCTTCTCGGCGGCGATGGCTTTCTGGGGGGCTTGGCCGCTCTGTTCCATGCTCGCTTCATGGGCATCGAGCAGGTGCTCCATGCGCTGTGCATCCAGCTCCAGCTTCTCTCCGCGATAGGCCTGGGTAAGGCCTCGCAGCAAGGATTCCAGCTGCAGTTGCGGTGCTTCTTCACGCAGCCGCTCGCCCAGTTTTACGCCCATGCTGTAGGCGAGATCCTTCTCTTCATCAGCGGCTTGGGCGGTGAGCGCAAGCAGGCACAGACACAGTGAAACGACAGCGCGCATCGGACATTCTCCCAGGGTGAAATGCCGGCGAGTATGACAGCCATGCAGTTTGGAATAACGGGGAACTAGCGACGGCTCAAACAGGCGACTAGTATGGGCGCAACCACGTCCGCCCGGAGGCGCACCATGTCGGCCAAGAAGAAGCCCGTAAGCACCCCGCTGCACCTGTTGCAGCAACTTTCCCACAGCCTGATCGAACACCTCGAAAACGCTTGCAGCCAAGCGTTGGTCGATGCCGAAAAACTGCTCACCAAACTGGAGAAGCAGCGCGGCAAGGCCCAGGAAAAACTCCACGGTGCACGGACCAAACTGCAGGACGCTGCCAAGGCCGGCAAGGCGAAAGCGCAGAACAAATCCAAGGAAGCCATCGCCGAGCTGGAAGGCTTGCTCGATGCGCTGAAGGCACGTCAGGCCGAAACCCGTGCCTACATCGCCGACCTCAAGCGTGACGCCCAGGAAAGCCTCAAGCTGGCCCAGGGCGTTGGCAAGGTGAAGGAAGCGGCCGCCAAGGCGCTGGTCACCCGTGAAGCCAAGGCCAAGACCGCTGCTGCCAAGCCGGTTGCCAAGCCCGCTACCAAACCGGCCGCTAAACCTGCTGCCAAGGCCGCTCCGAAAGCTGCAGCCAAACCCGCTGCCAAGCCTGCCGCGAAAGCGCCGGCCAAAGCTGCCGCGAGCAAGCCCGCCGCTGCCGCCAAACCGGCTGCTAAACCGGCCGCCAAACCTGCTGCAAAGGCTCCGGCCAAAGCCGCCGCTGCCAAGCCGGCCGCTAAACCTACTGCCAAGGCCGCTCCGAAAGCAGCTGCCAAACCGGCTGCCAAGCCTGCCGCGAAAGCGCCGGCCAAAGCTGCTGCCAGCAAGCCTGCCGCTGCCGCCAAGCCGGCTGCTAAACCGGCCGCCAAGCCCGCTGCCAAGGCCCCGGTGAAAGCCGCTGCAAAACCCGCAGCCGCCAAGCCC includes the following:
- a CDS encoding Rsd/AlgQ family anti-sigma factor, translating into MLESCQNAQERWGGVHQLIDRWLLERQELVRVFTSVNDRPQAPAVEDLQGFCEVLVDYVSAGHFEVYEQLLNEAKAFGDQRGLDLAKQIYPRIEAITEVALGFNDCCDGSDSREVCLATELKRLGPLLHERFELEDCLIEVLHNAHQNQGAQLA
- a CDS encoding FKBP-type peptidyl-prolyl cis-trans isomerase, giving the protein MRAVVSLCLCLLALTAQAADEEKDLAYSMGVKLGERLREEAPQLQLESLLRGLTQAYRGEKLELDAQRMEHLLDAHEASMEQSGQAPQKAIAAEKRFIALERGKYGVRELTDGVLVSELRAGSGAKPGAHSQVRVNYRGQLADGSVFDASDKPQWFRLDSVIAGWRSALQEMPVGAKWHLVIPSSQAYGEEGAGDLIPPYAPLVFDLELLEVR
- a CDS encoding AlgP family protein, with amino-acid sequence MSAKKKPVSTPLHLLQQLSHSLIEHLENACSQALVDAEKLLTKLEKQRGKAQEKLHGARTKLQDAAKAGKAKAQNKSKEAIAELEGLLDALKARQAETRAYIADLKRDAQESLKLAQGVGKVKEAAAKALVTREAKAKTAAAKPVAKPATKPAAKPAAKAAPKAAAKPAAKPAAKAPAKAAASKPAAAAKPAAKPAAKPAAKAPAKAAAAKPAAKPTAKAAPKAAAKPAAKPAAKAPAKAAASKPAAAAKPAAKPAAKPAAKAPVKAAAKPAAAKPAAAAKPAAAKPAAKPVAAKPAAAKPAAKPAAKPAPKAAAKPAAKAPVKAAAKPAAPVSAPAAKPAAPAPAAAPAAPAPSTANGAAAPTTPSA